In one window of Macadamia integrifolia cultivar HAES 741 chromosome 2, SCU_Mint_v3, whole genome shotgun sequence DNA:
- the LOC122070465 gene encoding xanthine dehydrogenase 1-like has translation MQVTGEAEYADDTPMPPNGLHAALVLSRKPHARILSIEDSDAKSSPGFEGLFLHKDIPGTNKIGPVIDDEELFASEFVTCVGQVIGVVVADTHENAKLAARKVRINYEELPAILSIKDAIKSNSYHPNTEKILEKGDVELCFQSGACDKIIEGEVQVGGQEHFYLETNSSLIWTTDGGNEVHMISSTQAPQKHQKYVSRVLGLPMSKIVCKTKRIGGGFGGKETRSAFIAAAASVPSYILNRPVKITLDRDIDMMISGQRHSFLGKYKVGFTSDGKILALDLEIYNNAGNSLDLSVAVLERAMFHSDNVYEIPNFRINGKVCYTNFPSNTAFRGFGGPQGMLITENWIQRVATELKKRVEEIREINFQREGSILHYGQQIQHSTLAQVWNELKSSCEFFKAREEVDQFNLHNRWKKRGVAMVPTKFGISFTTKFMNQAGALVQVYTDGTVLVTHGGVEMGQGLHTKVAQIAASSFNIPLSSVFISETSTDKVPNASPTAASASSDMYGAAVLDACEQIKSRMEPVASRHKHSSFAELVSACYIERIDLSAHGFYITPEIGFDWKTGKGIPFSYFTYGSAFAEVEIDTLTGDFHTRRADVMFDLGFSLNPGIDVGQIEGAFIQGLGWVALEELKWGDAEHKWIPPGHLYTCGPGSYKIPSVNDIPLKFNVSLLKGVPNPKAIHSSKAVGEPPFFLASSVFFAIKDAIIAARADLGCNDWFPLDNPATPERIRMACIDDFSERFVKSHFHPKLSV, from the exons ATGCAGGTTACAGGGGAGGCTGAATATGCTGATGACACACCTATGCCTCCTAACGGTCTACATGCTGCATTGGTATTGAGTAGAAAGCCTCATGCTCGCATCCTATCCATAGAGGATTCAGACGCCAAGTCTTCACCTGGTTTTGAGGGTTTGTTTCTTCATAAGGATATACCTGGTACTAATAAAATTGGACCAGTTATTGATGATGAGGAGCTTTTTGCTTCAGAGTTTGTAACTTGCGTGGGtcag GTTATAGGGGTAGTTGTTGCTGATACCCATGAAAATGCAAAATTAGCTGCAAGAAAGGTCCGTATCAACTATGAAGAACTCCCTGCAATTTTATCCATAAAGGATGCCATTAAATCTAACAGTTACCATCCTAATACTgagaaaattttggagaaaGGGGATGTGGAACTTTGTTTTCAGTCAGGTGCATGTGACAAAATTATAGAAGGGGAGGTTCAAGTAGGTGGACAGGAGCATTTCTATTTGGAGACAAATAGCAGTCTGATATGGACAACAGATGGTGGCAATGAAGTTCATATGATTTCATCCACTCAA GCTCCTCAGAAGCACCAGAAATATGTTTCTCGTGTTCTTGGTCTTCCAATGTCAAAAATTGTTTGCAAAACAAAGCGAATTGGTGGTGGATTTGGTGGGAAGGAAACCAGGTCAGCCTTCATTGCTGCTGCGGCTTCTGTGCCATCATATATTTTGAATCGGCCTGTAAAAATAACATTAGACAGGGATATAGACATGATGATATCTGGGCAACGGCATAGCTTTCTTGGAAAGTACAAG GTTGGATTCACAAGTGATGGGAAGATTCTGGCTTTGGATCTTGAAATCTACAATAATGCCGGAAATTCGCTGGACCTGTCTGTGGCAGTCCTTGAGCGTGCTATGTTCCACTCAGATAATGTCTATGAGATACCAAATTTCAGAATCAATGGAAAAGTTTGCTATACTAATTTTCCTAGTAACACAGCTTTTCGGGGATTTGGTGGGCCTCAAGGCATGCTTATTACAGAAAACTGGATCCAACGAGTCGCCACGGAGCTTAAGAAGAGGGTTGAAGAGATAAGG GAGATCAATTTTCAAAGAGAAGGATCTATTTTGCATTATGGTCAACAAATTCAACACTCCACACTAGCCCAAGTTTGGAACGAATTGAAGTCATCTTGTGAATTTTTTAAGGCCCGGGAGGAAGTTGACCAATTTAATCTGCACAATCGATGGAAGAAGCGGGGAGTTGCTATGGTTCCAACAAAATTTGGCATTTCCTTCACAACGAAGTTCATGAATCAG GCTGGTGCTCTTGTGCAAGTTTACACTGATGGAACTGTTTTAGTAACCCATGGGGGTGTCGAGATGGGACAAGGTCTACACACGAAGGTTGCTCAGATTGCCGCTTCATCCTTCAATATTCCTCTCAGTTCTGTATTTATATCAGAGACAAGTACTGACAAG GTCCCAAATGCATCACCAACTGCAGCTTCTGCCAGTTCTGACATGTATGGAGCAGCAGTTTTGGATGCTTGTGAGCAGATTAAATCACGGATGGAACCTGTTGCATCTAGACATAAGCACAGTTCTTTTGCTGAG CTTGTAAGCGCGTGCTACATAGAGAGGATAGACCTTTCTGCACATGGATTCTACATTACACCTGAGATTGGGTTTGATTGGAAAACTGGTAAAGGAATCCCATTCAGTTATTTCACCTATGGCTCTGCATTTGCCGAGGTTGAAATTGACACTTTGACTGGAGATTTCCACACAAGAAGAGCAGATGTTATGTTTGATCTTGGATTTTCTCTGAATCCAGGCATTGATGTGGGACAG ATTGAAGGGGCCTTTATACAAGGTTTGGGTTGGGTTGCCTTGGAAGAGCTAAAATGGGGAGATGCAGAGCATAAGTGGATTCCACCTGGCCATTTATATACCTGTGGACCTGGAAGTTACAAAATTCCTTCTGTTAATGATATCCCTCTCAAATTCAATGTTTCACTTCTCAAG GGTGTCCCTAATCCAAAGGCCATTCATTCATCTAAAGCTGTCGGAGAGCCTCCATTCTTCCTTGCCTCATCGGTTTTCTTCGCCATTAAAGATGCGATCATAGCTGCAAGAGCAGATTTGGGTTGTAATGACTGGTTTCCACTTGATAATCCAGCAACTCCAGAGCGGATTCGGATGGCTTGTATAGATGATTTCTCTGAGCGATTTGTGAAGTCACATTTCCACCCAAAACTTAGTGTGTAG
- the LOC122070483 gene encoding xanthine dehydrogenase 1-like, producing MGQGLHTKVAQIAASSFNIPLSSVFISETSTDKVPNASPTAASASSDMYGAAVLDACEQIKSRMEPVASRHKHSSFAELVSACYIERIDLSAHGFYITPEIGFDWKTGKGIPFSYFTYGSAFAEVEIDTLTGDFHTRRADVMFDLGFSLNPGIDVGQIEGAFIQGLGWVALEELKWGDAEHKWIPPGHLYTCGPGSYKIPSVNDIPLKFNVSLLKGVPNPKAIHSSKAVGEPPFFLASSVFFAIKDAIIAARAELGCNDWFPLDNPATPERIRMACIDDFSERFVKSDFHPKLSV from the exons ATGGGACAAGGTCTACACACGAAGGTTGCTCAGATTGCCGCTTCATCCTTCAATATTCCTCTCAGTTCTGTATTTATATCAGAGACAAGTACTGACAAG GTCCCAAATGCATCACCAACTGCAGCTTCTGCCAGTTCTGACATGTATGGAGCAGCAGTTTTGGATGCTTGTGAGCAGATTAAATCACGGATGGAACCTGTTGCATCTAGACATAAGCACAGTTCTTTTGCTGAG CTTGTAAGCGCGTGCTACATAGAGAGGATAGACCTTTCTGCACATGGATTCTACATTACACCTGAGATTGGGTTTGATTGGAAAACTGGTAAAGGAATCCCATTCAGTTATTTCACCTATGGCTCTGCATTTGCCGAGGTTGAAATTGACACTTTGACTGGAGATTTCCACACAAGAAGAGCAGATGTTATGTTTGATCTTGGATTTTCTCTGAATCCAGGCATTGATGTGGGACAG ATTGAAGGGGCCTTTATACAAGGTTTGGGTTGGGTTGCCTTGGAAGAGCTAAAATGGGGAGATGCAGAGCATAAGTGGATTCCACCTGGCCATTTATATACCTGTGGACCTGGAAGTTACAAAATTCCTTCTGTTAATGATATCCCTCTCAAATTCAATGTTTCACTTCTCAAG GGTGTCCCTAATCCAAAGGCCATTCATTCATCTAAAGCTGTCGGAGAGCCTCCATTCTTCCTTGCCTCATCGGTTTTCTTCGCCATTAAAGACGCTATCATAGCTGCAAGAGCAGAGTTGGGTTGTAATGACTGGTTTCCACTTGATAATCCAGCAACTCCAGAGCGGATTCGGATGGCTTGTATAGATGATTTCTCTGAGCGATTTGTGAAGTCAGATTTCCACCCAAAACTTAGTGTGTAG